Below is a window of Caballeronia insecticola DNA.
CGCGTTCAGCATCTTGAGCGCGCCGCTGTCCTGCTTGAGCTGAATCGACGATTCCTTCGCCGCGACCGTCTGGCCGTTCGAGAACGCGCCCGGCTGGCTCACCGCCGTCTTCGTGTTGATCACGACCGAGAGATTGCCGTGCGCGACCGCGCAGTTTTGCAACGTGACCATCTGGTTCATGACGATCGAACCGGTGCGCGCGTTCAGGATCACCTTCGCGGCGGCCTGCGCCGGACGCACGTCGATGTTCTGTAACTGCGCCATGAACGACACCTGCTCGCTCGCGTCCTGCGGCGCGCGCAGTTGAATCGTGCGGCCGTCGAGCGCGAGCGCCGTGCCCATGCCGAACTGATTGTTCACCGCCGCGACGATGCGCTGCGTCGTGTCGAAATCCATCTCGCGCAGTTCCATCTGCATGACGCCGCCTTGCTGCTGCAGCGCCGTCGGCACCGCGCGCTCGACGATCGCGCCCGCCGAAATGCGCCCGACCGCAAGCTGATTGACCTGCACCTTGCTGCCGTTCGCGCTCGCGCCCGCGCCGCCGACGACAAGATTGCCCTGCGCCATTGCGTACACCTGGCCGTCCGCGCCCTTCAGCGGCGACATCAGCAGCGTGCCGCCGCGCAGGCTCTTCGCGTTGCCGAGCGAGGACACCGTCACGTCGATCGCTTCGCCCGGACGCGCGAACGGCGGCAGCGTCGCGGTCACCATCACGGCGGCGACGTTCTTCAACTGCATGTTCTGCGTCGTCGCCGAGTTCACCGTGATGCCGAGATTGCCGAGCATGTTGGTGAGCGATTGCGTCGTGAAAGGCGTTTGCATCGTCTGGTCGCCGGTGCCGTCGAGACCGACGACGAGGCCATAGCCGATCAGCGGATTGTCGCGCACGCCCTGAAACGAGACGAGGTCCTTGAGACGCTCGGCGTGCGCGGGCGGTACCGTGTGGATCGCGACGAGTGCGGCCGCGAGCGAGAAGGAAACGAAACGAAGAAGCGGATTCATGATCAGAACGGCGCGACGTTGAGGAAGAAGCGCTGGAGCCAGCCCATGTTCTGCGCTTCGTCGATATAACCCTTCGCCGAATATTCGATCTTCGCGTCGGCGATTTGCGTGGAGAACACGGTGTTGGTGCCCGAGATGGTCGTCGGATTGACGACGCCCGAGAAGCGCACGTATTCGTTGCCCTGATTGATGAGCATCTGCTTCTCGCCGCTCACCATCAGGTTGCCGTTGGGCAGAACGTCCGTGACGGTCACGGTCAGCGTGCCGCTGAACGTGTTGGCCGCGCTCGCGCCGCCGGTCGCGGTGAACTTGTTGGCGCCGGTGGCCGACAGATTCGTGTTGTTGAACAGGCCGCCGAAGATGCCCGGCACGGTCGGCACGGCGAACGCGGCGTTGCTGCCGCGGTTCGTGTTGGCCGCCGACGACTTCGTCGCGTTGACGTTTTCCGAGATCACGATGGTCAGGATGTCGCCCACGTTGCGCGGACGCTGATCTTCGAACAGCGGCCGGCCCGCATAGCCCGCGTTGTAGATCGCGCCCGGCGAACGCGTGCCGACGGGCGGCTGCGGCGGACGCGCCGACATCGGCTGCTGGACGATCGGCTCTTTCGGCACGAGGCCGCATGCCCCGAGCGCCGCGATGAGCGCGGCGATCGTTGCACGCGAGAGAATTTGAGTAGACGACATCGTGGTGACTCGTATCGAGCGAATAAAGCGTTAAACCTGCATCTGCGAGAGCGTCTGCAACATCTGGTCGGACGTGGTCACGGCCTTGCTGTTGATCTCGTAGGCGCGCTGGGTCTGGATCATGTTGACCAGTTCCTGCACCACGTTCACGTTCGACGCTTCCACATAACCCTGTTGCAGCGAACCCGCGCCGTTCAGACCCGGCTGCGACACGTTCGGCGCGCCGGAGCTGCCCGTCTCGGAGAACAGGTTTTCGCCGCGCGCTTCGAGACCGGCCGGGTTGATGAAGGTCGCAAGCTGAATCGCGCCGACGGTCGTGCTGGTCGACGTGCCCGACTGCACGATCGACACCGTGCCGTCCGAGCCGATGGTGATCGAGGTTGCGTTCTGCGGAATCGTGATCGCCGGGTTCAGTTGATAGCCGCTCGACGTGACGAGCTGGCCCTGCGCGTTGGTCTGGAACGAGCCGTCGCGCGTATAGGCGGTCGTGCCGTCGGGCATCGTCACCTGGAAGAAGCCTTGGCCGTTGATCGCGACGTCCTTCGAATTGCCGGTCTGCTGCAAATTGCCCTGCGTGTAGAGCCGTTCGGTTGCGACCTGCTGCACGCCGGTGCCGAGCTGCACGCCCGAAGCGAGTTCGGTCTGCTGCGTGGAGTTCGCGCCCGGCTGGCGGGTCGTCTGATACAGCAGGTCTTCGAACACCGCGCGCGAGCCCTTGAAGCCGTTCGTGCTCACGTTGGCCAGGTTGTTCGAGATGGTGTCCATCTGCGCCTGTTGCGCATTCATGCCGGTCGCGGCGATGTAAAGAGAGCGATTCATGTGTGTTTCCTGAGTGTCTTGTCTGCGCCGCTTAGGAGAAGTTCAGCAGCTTGTTGGCCGACTGTTCGTTCTGGTCGGCCGATTCCATCAGCTTGGTCTGCATCTGGAACTGCCGGGCGTTGGTGATCATCGAGACCATCGCCGAGACCGGGTTCACGTTGCTGCCTTCGAGCGCGCCACCGGCTACGACGACGCTCGGGTCCGCATCCGCGGGGTCGCCCGTCGCGGTGCGGAAGAGCCCGTCGTCGCCGCGCGAAAGCGACGCCGGATCGGGATTCACGAGCTTCAGCTGATCGACCACCGCGATGGCCGTCGGCGGGTCGCCGGGGATCAGCGCGGAGATCGTGCCGTCGTGGCCGATCGTCACTTCCGCGCCCGGCGGAATCGACAGCGGCCCGCTGTTGCCGAGCACCGGCAGGTTGTTCGCCGTGACGAGCTGGCCGTTCTGATCGACATGCAGGTTGCCGGCGCGCGTGTACGCCTCGCTGCCGTCCGCCGCCTGCACGGACAGCCAGCCGGGGCCCTGGATCGCGACATCGAGCGGATTGCCGGTCTGCTGCACCGGGCCCGCCGAGTAGTCCGCATTCGGCGTCGACGAGAGCACGAAGGTGCGCGTCGTGCCATCGGCGGACTGGTTCTCGAACGACATCGGCACCTGGCGGAACGCCGCGAGCTGCGCCTTGAAACCCGTGGTCGACGTGTTCGCGAGGTTGTTCGCCACGACGGCTTGCTGTTCCAGTGCCTGGCTCGCGCCGGTCATCGCGGTGTAGATCAGACGGTCCATGAATCGCTTCCTTCTTGCCTGCGTGCGGGCGGTGCTTACAGATTGATCAGCGTCTGGTCGACGGTCTGCTGCGTCTTGATCGTCTGCGCGTTCGCCTGATAGTTGCGCTGCGCGGTGATCAGGTTCACGAGTTCGCTCGTCAGATCGACGTTGGAGTTTTCCACCGCGCCGCCCTGCAGCGTGCCGTGGTTGGTCGAGCCCGGCACGGACACTTGCGCGGCGCCCGACGCGGCGGTTTGCGCGTACACGTTGCCGCCCAGGTTCTGCAGGCCGTTCTGGTTGTTGAAGTTGGCGATCGCGATCTGGCCGAGCGCCTTCGTGCCGCCGTTCGAGTAGTTCCCGGTCAGCATGCCGTCGCTGCCCACGGTGAAGCCTGTCAGTTCGCCTGTGGCGAGACCGTCCTGATGCAGGTTCGTGAGGCCGCTCTTCGCGCCGTACTGCGTCGTGCCGGCGAGGTTCAACGTGAGCGACTGCGTGGTGGCGCCGTTGTCCGCGCCGTTCGGGATCGTGAAGGTGAACTGGCCGGTCTTGGGCGAGGTCACGCCGCCCGTCGTGCTCGCGGTCGTCGAGCTGAGATTGCCGGACGCATCGAACGTCACGCCGCCGAGATCCGTGGTCTTCGAGACCGGGTCGCCGTAACCCGCGAAGGCTTCCCAGGAACCGGTGGCCGTCTTCGTGAAGTACACGGACACTTTCTGCGTGCCGCCGAGCGTGTCGAACGCATCCACCGAAGTCGACGCGTTATACGTGTTGCCGTCGTTCGGATCGAAATTGGCGGCGGCCTTGTTGGCGTCTTGCGAGTTCAGGTTGAACGAGGCGGTGATGGTCTTGGTCGCGACCGGCGAGAGATTGGCCGTCGGCACCGACAGCGGCACCGTGCTCGCGCTGTTGACGACGCCGCTCGAATCCGCCGCGTAGCCCATCAGTTGCAGGCCCGACGAGTTGACGATGTTGCCGTTGTCATCGAGATGGAACACGCCGTTGCGCGAATACACGACCGAGCCGTTGTTCGACAGCTGATAGAAACCGTTGCCGTTGATCGCGACGTCGAGCGCCTGGTTGGTCGTCGTGATCGTGCCTTGCGAGAACTGCTGCTGCACTTCCGACAGCCGCGTGCCGATGCCGATCTGGTTGTTGACGGCGGTGGCCATCGAGTTGGCGTACATGTCGGCGAATTGCGCCGAGCCCTGCTTGAAGCCGACGGTGTTCGCGTTCGCGATGTTGTTGCCGATCACGTCGAGGTCGCTCGATGCAGCGCCCAGACCGCTCAGTGCTTGTTGATAGCTCATGGATGTTTCTCCGCGACGAGTCCGCGCTCGCCCTATAAAAGTGGAATCAGAGGATCGACGCGACGCTCGTCAGCGCAACCGTGGAACCGTTCGCGAGCTTGAGACCCGGCGCGCCGCCCGACATCTGCACGACGCTCTGGACCTGCGAGGCTGCAAGCGTCGTCGCCGTGGCTTGCTGGCCGTTGATCGTGCCTTGCGCAGTGATCGTGTAGCTGCCGTCGGGGAGTGCCGTGCCCTTCGAATCGACGGCCTTCCAGCCCGTCACCGGCACGACGCCCGCGCCTTGCGCGCCGAGATCGAGCGTGTTGACGATCTGGCCCGACGCGTTCTTGACCACGATCTGCAGGTCGCTCACGTCGTTCGCGAGTTGCACGCCGAAGCTCGACGCCGTGCCGCTCGCCACCGTCACGCCGTTGCCGGCTGCAAGCACGTTCGAGCCGATCAAGAGCGCGGCCTGCGTCTGCTGGCCGGCGGACAGTTGCGTCGCGAGCGACGACAGCGACGTGTTCAGCTGCCCGATGCCCGTCACCGTGTTGATCTGCGCGAGCTGCGAGGTCATCTGCGAGCTGTCGGCGGGGTTGGTCGGGTCCTGGTTCTTCAACTGCGTCACGAGCAGCGTCAGAAAAGTGTTCTGCAAATCCGACGCCGATTGCGCGCCGGTCGCCGAGCTCGACGAAGCCGACGAACTCGACGATGTGCCGTTCATGGTGTCGAGCAGCGTCTTCGACACCGTGGTGCCGTTGCTGCCGATGGTTGTGCTGGTCGTCACGTGGGGTTCCTTGGGGTTCTGAATCAGGTTCCGATGGTCAGGGTCTTGAGCATCAATTGCTTGGCGGTATTGAGCGTCTCGACGTTCGCCTGATAGGAACGCGACGCGGAAATCATGTTGACCATCTCCTGCACCGGATCGACGTTCGGCAGCGTCACGTAGCCGTCCGCGTTCGCCGCCGGATTGCTCGGGTCGTAGCTGGTTTTCATCGGCGTGGGATCGTCGATGACGCCGGTCACCTGCACGCCGCCGACCTGCTGGCCCGACGCGGTGCGCGCGCCACCGAGCGGATCGACCGCGAACACGACCTGCTTCGCCTTGTACGGCTGGCCGTCGGGGCCGGTCGTGCTGTCCGCGTTGGCGAGATTCGACGCGGTGACGTTCAGGCGCTGCGCCTGGGCCGACATCGCCGAGCCGGCGACGTTGAAGATATTCATCAAAGAGGGCATCGATATTCCTTAACTGTTCGACGTGATCGCCGCGAGCATCGACTTGATCTGCGAACTCAGCACCGTCATGCCGGCCTCGAAGTGCAGCGCGTTGTCCGCGAACTGCACGCGCTCGGCGTCGAGATCGACCGTGTTGCCGTCGAGCGACGGCTGGCTCGGCACGCGATAAGCGAGGCGGCCATAGTCGTCGGTGGAGCCGCCCGATGCGTTGAGCGTCGACGTGCCGGCCATGTGGCCTTTCGCGGTCGTCGCCATCGCGGCGCCCATGCTCACGCTGACCGGCTGCGCCATCGCGAGCGTGCCGCCGTTCGACGCCGAACTCGTGCCGCCCGTCTTCTTCAGCGCGCCCGCGAGCGCGCTCGAAAATTCGACGTCGCGCGCCTTGTAGCCGGGCGTGTCCGCGTTAGCGATATTCGACGACAGCAATTCCTGCCGATAAGCGCGCACGTCGAGCGCCTCACGGCCAAAGGCGAATTCCTTGTCGAGTCTGTCTAGCATTGCGGTTTCTCCTGTCGGCAGTGCCGAGGCCTTTTTGCATGACACGCATCTTAGGAGCCGCGCACAAGAACTAATCCGACGAATAACCGGGAAACGGGGCCTCTATTCGACGCTTGGCTGCTGCAGCCGATATCTAGAATGCGTTTCGTGGTCTGGCGCGGATGGGTTTTCCGCGTTCGGCCGGAATGCAGTGGCCGCGCGGTGTGCGGCCGGTCGAATAGAGACGTCGCGCAGCGCATGCGCGGCGTGAAGGAGAGAAGTAATGAGCAGGTCCGCGAAACGTGCATCGAAGCCTACGGCCCGCGCCGCAGCGACGTTCGCGCGCCGCACGCTGCGCGGACTCGCGGGCGTGTCGTTGTTCATGAGCGTCGCGTCGGGCGCGTATGCGCAGCAGGCCGACGGCCCGATCGTCATTCCGGGCAACGCCGAGACCAATCCCGCCGCCGCAGCCGAGATGGCCAAGAGCCTGAATCAGCCTGTTGCGCGCTCGTCCGCGCCGGTTGCCCCGGTTGCTTCGACTGCGCCGACGCCCGCGCCCGATTACGCGCGCCCGAGCGGTTATCGCGCCGCGACGAAAGCCGCCGACGCCGCCATGCGCAACGCCGCGCTCGCACTCGAAGCCCGCGCCGACGCCGCCGACGATTCCATGAACGGCGCGACGAACGACGCGAACGGCATGATCGTGATTCCGGGTGCGGGCGAGGCGAAGGTTGCGCGGCCGGCTGTTATCGCTACTGCGGCACCCGCGCCGTTGACGAGAGTGCCTGCCGCATCCGCGTCGCGCGACGTGATGCCCGTCGTCGTCACCCGCGACGATGCCATCGCCCGCAATCAGAACGTGAGGCCCGTCGCGGCTGGCGCGGCCGCTCCGGTCGCTGGCGTCGCCAATGCCGCCGCAGCCTCGCCGATGAAGCGCGTCAGCTTCAATCCATCCGCGGCAACGTCCGCAGCACCTTTGCCCCAATCGACGCAAGCGCCCGCCGCGATGCAGGACGGCGAATCGATCCGCGTCGCCGCGCTCGACTTTCTGCGCCAGCAAGCCGCCGGACTGCCAGGCAAAGTGGACATCACCGTCACGCCGGTGTTTCCGCGCGGACTTGCGCCCTGCTCGTCGCTCGATCCGTTCATGCCGACGGGCGCGCGCCTCTGGGGCCGCATGACCGTCGGCGTGCGCTGCGTCGGCGAACGGCCGTGGACGCTTTACGTACAAGCGCGTATCTCGATCAACGCCACTTACTATCTGGCCGCCCGCGCCATCGCGCCGGGCGAGGTCCTGAACCAGGCCGATCTCGTCGCGCGCGACGGCGACATCACCTCCATGCCGCAGGCCATCGTCACCGATCCGTCGCAGGCGGTCGGCGCAGTGGCGCTGTCGCGCGTGCCCGCCGGCCTGCCGCTGCGCACCGACATGCTGCGCGCGGCCAGTTCGGTGTCGATCGGCCAGAACGTGCACGTGATCACCGGCGGCACGGGCTTCACGATTTCGGTCGAAGGTAGCGCGATGAACAACGCCGCGCCCGGCCAGCAAGTGCGTGTAAAAACTGCCGGGGGACAGATCATCACCGGCATCGTGAAGGACAGTCAGACCGTGGAAGTGTCGCTCTGAAGCGGCTTGTGTTCGGCATCCCACGTTTGTTTCATTTTGTTGCAATTGCGCCGAAAGCCCGCCAGACAAGGCTTTGAACGCGATGAGCGCAGCGAACGGCAGTTGGCGGTCCGGTAGCAGGGTAAAGTTTTCAAGCACCCTCGCCGATAAAGGACTCAACACGTTCGGGAATGGACATCGTGAAAATCGAATCGAATAGCAACACCACGCTGGCAGGCCTTCAAGACAACCTGCAACGCGCGTCGCAAAACGACGCAAAAGGTGCCGCGGGCACCGTGCAACAGTCGGGCGCAAACCCGTCGACGAATTCGAAGGTGAGCTTGTCGCCGTTGTCGAGCGACCTGCGCGCATCGAACGGGTCGGACATCGACACGGCGAAAGTCGAGTCGATCAAGGCCGCGATCCGCGACGGCAGCCTGACGATGGACCCGGCCAAGATCGCCGACGGCATTCTGAGCACCGCCCGCGACCTGCTGCAAACGAGAACCCCGCCGACCGGCGGCTGAACGCAGTGACACCGTCCGCGCCTTGGTTTCGAGGCGCGCGCCGGCGAGCAGCGTTCATTGCGCCGGGCGGCTTTTGTGAAACCGCTATTTGAGCGATGCAATGAGAGACGCCCTGCTTGCCACCGTCACGGAAGAAGTCGCCGCTGTTCAGGCCTTCGAATCCCTCCTCGTCGAAGAGGAAAAAGCGTTGATCGCCGCGCAGCCGCTTCCGGCGCTGCCCGGCATCATCGAGAACAAGACCGCGTTGACCGAGCGCATCGCCGCGCTCGAACAGACGCGCGACGCGCAACTCAACGCGCTCGGTTTCCCCGGCGGCCTCGTCGGGATGGAAGCCGCCGCCGCGAACGACGAAGCCATCGCCGCACAATGGGCGCTCCTCACGGCCGCCGCCCGCCGCGCGAAACAAGGCAACAACAACAATGGCGTGCTGATCCGCACGCGCATGGAATACAACCGCAAGACGCTCGCCGCCTTGCAGGTCGCGCCGTCGAAGGCCGGTTTCTACGGCCCGGACGGCCGCGTGCCCGGCGCCTGAGCGCGCCGCACGCTTTATCGAAATAACGGCGCGCGCCTCCCGCAAGGCACGCGCCGCTTTCGTTTCCGACGCTTTCATCGAGCGAATAACCCCCTTTTCTCCAGCCTTATCCGTCGATGGCGACTGGACGCTCTCCGCAATAATTCCTCTCATCGAAAAGCGGCTTTGCGCCGCTCGCCTGTGTGACGCAGAGGAAGGAGTAGGGCCCGGTGGCAGAAGAAAGCGATCTCGAAAAAACCGAATCAGCCACTCCCAAGCGCCTGGAAAAGGCGCGGGAGGAAGGCCAGGTTGCGCGCTCGCGGGAACTCGCCTCCTTCGCGTTGCTGGCGGCGGGATTTTTCGGCGTGTGGGGTTTGTCGGGGCCGATGAGCGAGCACTTGCAGTCGATTCTGCGCGGCGCGTTCACCTTCGATCACGCGATGGTGCTCGACACGCACCAGATGATGATCGGCGCGGCGAAGGCGGGCAAGGAAGGCATGTTCGCGGTGTTGCCGGTGCTGTTGCTCACGTGCTTCGCGGCGCTGGCCGCACCGATGGCGCTCGGCGGCTGGCTCATCACCACGAAGCCGCTCGCGCCGAACTTCGGCCGACTCAATCCGATCAGCGGTCTGGGCAAGATTTTCTCGGTGCAAGGGCCGGTTCAGCTCGGCATGTCGATTCTGAAGACGGTGGTCGTCGGCGGCATGGCGGGCTCGGCGATCTGGAGCCGCAAGGCCGAAGTGCTCGGCCTGCTGACCAAGCCGCTTGCGCTCGCACTCGCCGACGCGATGCATCTGATCTTCGTGTGCTGCGGCATGGCGATCGCGGGTCTGTTTCTCGTCGCGGCCGTCGACGTGCCGTATCAACTCTACTCGCACGCGAAGAAGCTGCGCATGAGCAAAGAAGAAGTGAAGCGCGAGCACAAGGAAAGCGAAGGCGATCCGCACATCAAGGGCAAGATTCGCCAGCAGCAGCGCGCGGCCGCACGCCGCCGGATGATGCAGGCGATTCCGACCGCCGACGTGATCGTGACGAACCCGACGCACTTCGCCGTCGCGCTGAAATACGCCGATGGCGAGATGCGCGCGCCGAAGGTCGTCGCGAAGGGCGTGAACCTCGTCGCGGGGCGTATCCGCGAACTGGGCCGCGAGCACAACGTGCCGCTGCTCGAAGCGCCGCCGCTGGCGCGCGCGCTGTATCACAACGTCGAGATCAACCGCGAGATTCCGGGCGCGCTGTATGGCGCGGTCGCGCAAGTGCTGGCGTGGGTGTATCAGCTCAAACGCTACAAGGAAGACGGCGGCACGAAGCCGGACGATCCGACCGATCTCGACGTGCCGAAAGAACTCGACAAAGGCGGCGTTTCCGACGCCGACGCCGACCGCGAAGCCGCAGAGGCTCTCGGCGGCGACAACCCTGACCAAGGAGCCGCCGCATGAACGCGCGCGCTGGATTTTTCGCCAAACGACCCGACGCGCTGGGTACGCAGAACTTGCGGGCGCTCGCCGGCCCGATCCTGATCTGCATGATCTTGGGCATGATGATTCTGCCCTTGCCGGCGTTCCTGCTGGATCTGCTGTTCACGTTCAACATCGCGCTGTCGGTGATGGTGCTGCTCGTCAGCATGTACACGCAAAAGCCGCTCGACTTCGCGGCGTTCCCGAGCGTGCTGCTGTTCTCGACGCTGCTGCGGCTTTCGCTTAACGTTGCCTCGACGCGTATCGTGCTGCTCGAAGGCCACACCGGCCCGGACGCGGCGGGTCAGGTGATCGAATCGTTCGGGCACTTTCTCGTCGGCGGGAATTTCGCGGTCGGTATTGTCGTGTTCGTGATTCTGATGATCATCAACTTCATGGTGATCACGAAGGGCGCGGGACGTATCGCGGAAGTGGGCGCGCGCTTCACGCTCGACGCGATGCCCGGCAAGCAGATGGCCATCGACGCCGACCTGAACGCCGGCCTCATCAACGAGGAAACCGCGAAGAAGCGCCGCCAGGCCGTCGCGCAGGAAGCCGAGTTCTACGGCTCGATGGACGGCGCGAGCAAGTTCGTGCGCGGCGATGCGATCGCGGGCCTCTTGATCATGGTGATCAACGTGGTCGGCGGGTTGATTGTCGGCATGCTCCAGCACGACATGGACTTCGGCCACGCGGCGACCAACTACACGCTGCTGACGATCGGCGACGGCCTCGTCGCGCAGATTCCGTCGCTCATCATTTCGACGGCGGCGGGCGTGATCGTGTCGCGCGTCGCGACCGAGGAAGATATCGGCACGCAGCTGACCGGGCAACTGTTCCAGAACCCGCGCGTGTTGATGATTACGGGCGTGATCATCGGCATCATGGGGCTGATTCCGGGCATGCCGCATTTTGCGTTCATGCTGCTCGGCGGCGGGCTCATCTACGCCGCGCGCACGATGAACAAGCGCGCCGAAGCAAAGAAGAAAGCAGGCTCGATCACCGATGTCACGCCGCTCGCCTCGGCTGCGGCGGCGACCGCGGAGAACGCGGAAGCGAGCTGGGAAGATGTCGCGCTGATCGATCCGCTCGGGCTGGAAGTGGGCTACCGGCTGATTCCGCTCGTCGACAAGAACGCCGATGGCGAACTGCTCAAGCGCATCAAGGGCATCCGCAAGAAGTTCGCGCAGGAAATCGGCTTTCTGCCGCCGGTCATTCATATTCGCGACAATCTCGAATTGCGGCCGAACGGTTATCGCATTGCGCTGAAGGGCGTGGAAGTGGGCGTCGGCGAAGCGTTCCCGGGCCAGTGGCTCGCGATCAATCCGGGGCAGGTGTCGGCGGCGCTGCCGGGCACGCAGACGCAGGACCCGGCGTTCGGCTTGCCGGCGGTGTGGATCGATACGAACCTGCGCGAGCAGGCGCAGGTGTATGGCTATACCGTCGTCGATGCGAGTACGGTCGTCGCGACGCATTTGAATCATCTCGTAGTGACGCACGCCGCCGAACTGCTCGGCCGGCAGGAAGTGCAGGCGCTGCTCGAACGCATCGGCAAGGACACGCCTTCGCTCACGGAAGATCTGGTGCCGAAGGTGCTGTCGCTCACGACCTTGCAAAAGGTGCTGCAGAACCTGCTCGACGAAAGCGTGCCGATCCGCGACATGCGCACGATTCTCGACGCGCTCCAGGAGCACGCGCCGCGCATGGCCGATCCGTACGATCTCACTGGCGCCGTGCGTCTCGCGCTCGGTCGCGCGATCACGCAGCAGTGGTATCCGGGCAGCGACGATCTACAGGTGATGGGCCTCGATCCGACGCTGGAGCGGGTGCTGTCGCAGGCGCTGTCGACCGGAACGAATCCGGGGCTCGAACCGGGGCTGGCGCAAACGCTGATGACGTCGACGCAGAACGCGATGATGCGTCAGCAGAATCTGGGCTTGCCGCCGGTGCTGCTGGTGCAGCATTCACTGCGCGCCATGCTTGCGCGCTTCCTGCGGCGGAGCCTGCCGCAGTTGAAGGTGCTGTCGTATGCGGAAGTGCCGGATACGCGGAATGTGAAGGTGGTGAATCTGATTGGGGGGTGATTGCGGCGGTGCCGGTTCCTGATTTCGCTCTGTTCGGATTCGCATCGACACCTTGCAGCATTGTTTGCTCCGCATGACATTCATATCGTCATGCTAAGCAAAGTCGATGCGTTCAGACATCCGCCAGACGGACGACTTGCGCCGAACCCCGATCCGACGCAAGCCGCAACGACTCAACACTCCACAATATTCACCGCCAACCCGCCGCGCGACGTTTCCTTGTACTTGGTCTTCATATCCGCGCCGGTTTCGCGCATGGTCTTGATGACCGAATCCAGCGAAACGTAGTGCGAGCCGTCGCCGCGCATCGCCATGCGCGCGGCATTGACCGCCTTGACCGAGCCCATCGCGTTCCGCTCGATGCACGGAATCTGCACCATTCCACCCACCGGATCGCACGTCAGCCCGAGGTTGTGCTCCATGCCGATTTCCCCCGCGTTCTCCACCTGCGCAGGCGTGCCGCCGAGCACCGCGGCGAGCGCGCCCGCCGCCATCGAACACGCGACGCCGACTTCGCCCTGACAGCCCACTTCCGCACCCGAGATCGACGCGTTCATCTTGTACAGAATGCCGATTGCCGCCGCCGTCAGCAGGAAGTCGATCACGCCCTGTTCGTTCGATCCCGGCACGAAGCGATCGTAGTAATGCAGCACCGCCGGAACGATGCCCGCCGCGCCGTTGGTCGGCGCCGTCACGACGCGCCCGCCCACCGCGTTCTCTTCATTCACCGCGATCGCGTAGAGATTGATCCAGTCGATCATCGACAACGGATCGCGCAGCGCCTGCTCCGGCTTTTCCGCCAGCGCCTTGTACAACAGCGGCGCGCGGCGCTTCACCTGGAACGGCCCCGGCAAATGCCCTTCGGCTTCCGGATTGCCGATGCCGCAACCACGCGCGACGCAATCCTGCATGACGTCCCAGATGCGCAGCAGCCCGCTGCGGATTTCGTCCTCGCTGCGCCAGACGCGCTCGTTCTCCCACATCAGCTGCGCAATCGACTTGCCGGATTCGGCGCACATCTTCATCAACTCGTCGCCGGTCAGGAACGGATACGGCAAGTGCTCGTGTGCGCTCAGGACCGCCGTGTTCGCCGCGCCCGCCGTCACGACGAAGCCGCCGCCCACCGACAGATATGTCGCCTCGCGCAGCAATGCGCCGCTCGAATCGAATGCGTGCAGCTTCATGCCGTTGGGATGCTCCGGCAGCGCCTGCCGGTAGAACGCAATGTTCTCCTTCAGCGTGAACGGGATCTTGTGCTCGCCGAGCAGCGCGAGCGTCTTCGATGCGCGAACCTGCTCCAGCCTCGGAA
It encodes the following:
- the flgC gene encoding flagellar basal body rod protein FlgC gives rise to the protein MPSLMNIFNVAGSAMSAQAQRLNVTASNLANADSTTGPDGQPYKAKQVVFAVDPLGGARTASGQQVGGVQVTGVIDDPTPMKTSYDPSNPAANADGYVTLPNVDPVQEMVNMISASRSYQANVETLNTAKQLMLKTLTIGT
- a CDS encoding flagellar basal body P-ring protein FlgI, encoding MNPLLRFVSFSLAAALVAIHTVPPAHAERLKDLVSFQGVRDNPLIGYGLVVGLDGTGDQTMQTPFTTQSLTNMLGNLGITVNSATTQNMQLKNVAAVMVTATLPPFARPGEAIDVTVSSLGNAKSLRGGTLLMSPLKGADGQVYAMAQGNLVVGGAGASANGSKVQVNQLAVGRISAGAIVERAVPTALQQQGGVMQMELREMDFDTTQRIVAAVNNQFGMGTALALDGRTIQLRAPQDASEQVSFMAQLQNIDVRPAQAAAKVILNARTGSIVMNQMVTLQNCAVAHGNLSVVINTKTAVSQPGAFSNGQTVAAKESSIQLKQDSGALKMLNAGANLADVVKALNALGATPADLISILQSMKAAGALRADLEII
- the flgE gene encoding flagellar hook protein FlgE, which produces MSYQQALSGLGAASSDLDVIGNNIANANTVGFKQGSAQFADMYANSMATAVNNQIGIGTRLSEVQQQFSQGTITTTNQALDVAINGNGFYQLSNNGSVVYSRNGVFHLDDNGNIVNSSGLQLMGYAADSSGVVNSASTVPLSVPTANLSPVATKTITASFNLNSQDANKAAANFDPNDGNTYNASTSVDAFDTLGGTQKVSVYFTKTATGSWEAFAGYGDPVSKTTDLGGVTFDASGNLSSTTASTTGGVTSPKTGQFTFTIPNGADNGATTQSLTLNLAGTTQYGAKSGLTNLHQDGLATGELTGFTVGSDGMLTGNYSNGGTKALGQIAIANFNNQNGLQNLGGNVYAQTAASGAAQVSVPGSTNHGTLQGGAVENSNVDLTSELVNLITAQRNYQANAQTIKTQQTVDQTLINL
- the flgG gene encoding flagellar basal-body rod protein FlgG; translated protein: MNRSLYIAATGMNAQQAQMDTISNNLANVSTNGFKGSRAVFEDLLYQTTRQPGANSTQQTELASGVQLGTGVQQVATERLYTQGNLQQTGNSKDVAINGQGFFQVTMPDGTTAYTRDGSFQTNAQGQLVTSSGYQLNPAITIPQNATSITIGSDGTVSIVQSGTSTSTTVGAIQLATFINPAGLEARGENLFSETGSSGAPNVSQPGLNGAGSLQQGYVEASNVNVVQELVNMIQTQRAYEINSKAVTTSDQMLQTLSQMQV
- the flgF gene encoding flagellar basal-body rod protein FlgF, whose product is MDRLIYTAMTGASQALEQQAVVANNLANTSTTGFKAQLAAFRQVPMSFENQSADGTTRTFVLSSTPNADYSAGPVQQTGNPLDVAIQGPGWLSVQAADGSEAYTRAGNLHVDQNGQLVTANNLPVLGNSGPLSIPPGAEVTIGHDGTISALIPGDPPTAIAVVDQLKLVNPDPASLSRGDDGLFRTATGDPADADPSVVVAGGALEGSNVNPVSAMVSMITNARQFQMQTKLMESADQNEQSANKLLNFS
- a CDS encoding flagellar hook assembly protein FlgD; this encodes MTTSTTIGSNGTTVSKTLLDTMNGTSSSSSASSSSATGAQSASDLQNTFLTLLVTQLKNQDPTNPADSSQMTSQLAQINTVTGIGQLNTSLSSLATQLSAGQQTQAALLIGSNVLAAGNGVTVASGTASSFGVQLANDVSDLQIVVKNASGQIVNTLDLGAQGAGVVPVTGWKAVDSKGTALPDGSYTITAQGTINGQQATATTLAASQVQSVVQMSGGAPGLKLANGSTVALTSVASIL
- a CDS encoding flagellar basal body L-ring protein FlgH is translated as MSSTQILSRATIAALIAALGACGLVPKEPIVQQPMSARPPQPPVGTRSPGAIYNAGYAGRPLFEDQRPRNVGDILTIVISENVNATKSSAANTNRGSNAAFAVPTVPGIFGGLFNNTNLSATGANKFTATGGASAANTFSGTLTVTVTDVLPNGNLMVSGEKQMLINQGNEYVRFSGVVNPTTISGTNTVFSTQIADAKIEYSAKGYIDEAQNMGWLQRFFLNVAPF